The genomic window CCAGCTTGTGAAAGCTCCCAAGCGGTGAGCCTTGCTCCTTGCAGCACAGGCCGCGTTTCACAAGCGTACGCATGAAGCGTCATTCCTTTTTCTTTCGCTAAATGAAACGGAGCAAGTGCCGTTCCGTAGCGCGCCGTCGCAATCGCTCCTGCATTGCAAATCGTCATGATGCGATCGCCGTCTTGAAAAAGGGAAAGGGCATGTTCGCCGATGCGGCGGCATACGTCTTCATCTTCTACTTGAATGCAAATCGCTTCATGAATGAGCGTCGTTTTCGCTTCGTTGACGGATTTTGCTTGCGCAACGCTTTTCATGAGCCGATCAAGTGCCCAAAATAAGTTGACAGCGGTCGGACGCGAGCTAGCTAAATAGTCGCGGTCTCGTTTTAACTCGGCATGAAATTGCGCTAAGTCGTTCGTTTCATACGATTTTGCCGCAAGCGCTAAGCCGTAGGCGGCGGTCATGCCGATGGCTGGCGCCCCGCGCACTTTTAACGTCACGATCGCATCCCATACGTCTTTGATATTTTTTAATTCTAAATATTCAGTCTTATGAGGCAATGCTTGTTGGTTTAAAATCGTAATATGTGTATCGTGCCATTGTACAGATTTCATTGTCTTCCTCCTAGCTGTTCACATGTACCGTTTGTTGCACAAGTTGTTTGATCGCATGAATCGGCAATTGTTCACGCTGTACGATCAGCTCGCGTCCGAGGCGAAGCGCGTGACGTTTCACATCAAGTCGGCGCTCAAGCGGCAATTCGTCAACGTCTGCGACATGCGCTAAACCGATTGTTCGGCGAATGACTTCACAGCCAGCAAATCCAATCGCTTCTGTGAGTGCATCGCGAAGCACGTCATGAAGCACGCCAGAAACGGTCGCGTACGGTTCATTGCTTTCACGCCAAAGTTCAGAAAATGTGCGAATAAACACGTCCCACGTTTTTTCGATATGATGAAAGAGCGGTTTGCGGTCACGTTCATCGCGAGCGAGGGCGTTTAACAGCAAATTAGCGAAAAATTGCCCGAGATCAAAGCCGATTGGACCGTAAAATGCAAATTCTGGGTCGATCACTTTCGTTTCATCGTCACTTGCGAAAATGCTTCCTGTATGTAAATCGCCATGAAGCAAGACGTCCGCTTTCGTTAAAAAGCGCCGTTTCAATTTTGCGGTTTCGCGTTTTAATGCGTCATCTTGCCAAAGCTGCTCGACATCTGCGCGAAGTTCGGCTTCAAAGTTGTTTGTGTCATGGTCAAAAAACGGGTCGGTCAATACGAGATCTTCTGTAATTTTACAAAGTTCAGGATTTGTAAATTGCTGTGCGAGCTTCTTTTTTTGTTGTTGGTTCATGCCGAAATCGGACGTGTAAAACGCTGTTTTCGCGATAAATTCGCCGATATGTTCAGAAATGTTCGGAAATGTTTTTCCTTCGATGAACCCACGACGAGCAATTTGTAAATGCGATAAATCTTCCATCACTGTAATCGCTAAAGACTCATCAGAATAGTATACTTTCGGAACGTATTGAGGGACGTAGCTTGCGAAAGTGCGCAACGCTTGGCTTTCAATCGTCGCCCGTTTTAACGTGAGCGGCCAGCTTTCGCCGACGACTTTCGCATACGGTAACGCTTGTTTGATGATGATGCTGTCGTTTGTGCGCTCGTTGACGATACGAAACACGAGATTTAAGTTGCCATCGCCAATTTCTTTGCATGAAAGAAGCGCATCTTTTCCAAAAAGCCCTAACCGAACAGCAAGGGCGATCGCTTTTTGTTCTGTTAACGGTTCGTACATACAAATTCCTCCCTTGACATAAATAAAAAACCTCTTTCGCTGAACGAAAGAGGTTTGAAGTTTGCTTCGCACCTCTTATCTCTCAGCCTACTGCTGCAAGAATTAGCACCGTGCGTCATCGCCGGTTGCCGGGCTTCATCGGGCTCGTCCCTCCACCTGCTCTTGATAAGAGTGTTTATCGTTATTTGAATGTTTTTAACAGTGAAAAAGTTTCGTGAATTCGCTTGATTCGAATCATACATCGGTTCATGCTCGTTTGTCAATCCTTTTTTTCAAAAATTTTATACACGTCTGGGCGACGATCAGCAAAAATCGGGATGCGTCCGCGCACATGTTGCACTTCGTTTATGTCAATATTCGCCATAATGACCGTTTCTTGTTCGTCCCCTTCAGCGAGCACGTTTCCCCACGGATCGATGATCATCGAATGACCAGCAAATGTGTTGTTCGGGTCTTTTCCTGCGCGGTTGCAAGCGACGACGTAACATTGGTTTTCAATCGCTCTCGCCATTAATAACGTACGCCAATGATGAAGGCGAGCAAGCGGCCACTCCGCGACGACAAATAGCACTTCGGCTCCGTGAAGCGCATGGGTGCGAATCCATTCTGGAAAACGAATGTCATAACAAATGACGCCTGCGCACGTCGTGTGAGCGAGTTGAAAAACGTGTAACGTCTCCCCAGCTTGTAAATACATATGTTCATCCATCAATTTGAACAAATGAAGTTTACTATATTCGCTAACGACATGGCCGTTTCGGTCGACGACATACATCGTATTTGTCATTTGTTTGTCAGTTTTTTTCGCTACCGATCCGCCGACAATATGCACATCGTACGTGCGCGCAAGCGAGGAAAGAAACGTTTTTGTATCTTCGCCGTTTTCGTCGGCGATGTCTGTTAATCTCGTTAAATCGTATCCTGTCGTCCATAGTTCTGGCAATACGACGACGTCGACGTCACGCGCCATTTGTTCCATGTAGCGCACGATCGTTTGTTTATTTTTTTCAGGCGCTCCAAACGCAATGTCCATTTGTATACAAGCGATATTCATTTCATTCACCTCGAAAAATTTTCTTTACATTTTGATTTTTACGATATATGATACATGACTAGAATTTCAACCTTTTTGTGAAGTAGGTGTGCGAAAAATGAAAACATTTCCGCAATCGAACTTGTTACAGCAACTACCGAAGCAATTTTTTGCTTCGCTCGTTCAAAAAGTCAATGCGGTCATTGCTGAAGGGCATGACGTCATTAATCTTGGGCAAGGAAATCCGGATCAGCCGACCCCTGCTCATATTGTAAACGCAATGCAACAGGCGGTCGCAAAGCCAGCGTACCATAAATATTCCCCGTTTCGCGGGTATTCGTTTTTGAAAGAAGCGGTAGCGACGTTTTACAAACGGGAGTATGGGGTAACCATTGATCCAGAAAAAGAAGTCGCCATTTTATTTGGCGGCAAAGCTGGGCTCGTTGAAATGCCGCTTTGTTTATTAAACCCCGGCGATGTCGTGCTCGTTCCCGATCCCGGTTATCCGGACTATTGGTCGGGCGTTGTGCTTGCGCGGGCGCGCATGGAAATGATGCCGCTGCGGGCGGAAAACGACTTTTTGCCCGATTATGAGGAGTTAAACAAAGACGTCGTTCGTCAAGCGAAATTGATGTTTTTAAACTATCCGAACAACCCGACAGGTGCGACAGCAACGGAATCGTTTTTTAAAGAAACCGTTTCGTTTGCTGAAACATACGGCATTGCTGTCGTGCATGATTTTGCGTATGGGGCGATCGGGTTTGACGGGAAAAAGCCGGTCAGCTTTTTACAAGTCGAAGGGGCGAAAGACGTTGGCATTGAAATTTATACGTTTTCAAAAACGTACAATATGGCAGGATGGCGCATCGGCTTTGCGGTCGGCA from Anoxybacillus gonensis includes these protein-coding regions:
- a CDS encoding pyridoxal phosphate-dependent aminotransferase, with the protein product MKTFPQSNLLQQLPKQFFASLVQKVNAVIAEGHDVINLGQGNPDQPTPAHIVNAMQQAVAKPAYHKYSPFRGYSFLKEAVATFYKREYGVTIDPEKEVAILFGGKAGLVEMPLCLLNPGDVVLVPDPGYPDYWSGVVLARARMEMMPLRAENDFLPDYEELNKDVVRQAKLMFLNYPNNPTGATATESFFKETVSFAETYGIAVVHDFAYGAIGFDGKKPVSFLQVEGAKDVGIEIYTFSKTYNMAGWRIGFAVGNESMIEAINVLQDHLYVSMFGAIQEAAAVALLQSQQCVDELVATYEARRNTFIRALNDIGWNVQAPAGSFFAWLPVPEGYTSETFANLLLEQAHVAVAPGIGFGEHGEGYVRTGLLTSEERLKEAAERIGRLQLF
- a CDS encoding carbon-nitrogen family hydrolase yields the protein MNIACIQMDIAFGAPEKNKQTIVRYMEQMARDVDVVVLPELWTTGYDLTRLTDIADENGEDTKTFLSSLARTYDVHIVGGSVAKKTDKQMTNTMYVVDRNGHVVSEYSKLHLFKLMDEHMYLQAGETLHVFQLAHTTCAGVICYDIRFPEWIRTHALHGAEVLFVVAEWPLARLHHWRTLLMARAIENQCYVVACNRAGKDPNNTFAGHSMIIDPWGNVLAEGDEQETVIMANIDINEVQHVRGRIPIFADRRPDVYKIFEKKD
- the mtnK gene encoding S-methyl-5-thioribose kinase, coding for MYEPLTEQKAIALAVRLGLFGKDALLSCKEIGDGNLNLVFRIVNERTNDSIIIKQALPYAKVVGESWPLTLKRATIESQALRTFASYVPQYVPKVYYSDESLAITVMEDLSHLQIARRGFIEGKTFPNISEHIGEFIAKTAFYTSDFGMNQQQKKKLAQQFTNPELCKITEDLVLTDPFFDHDTNNFEAELRADVEQLWQDDALKRETAKLKRRFLTKADVLLHGDLHTGSIFASDDETKVIDPEFAFYGPIGFDLGQFFANLLLNALARDERDRKPLFHHIEKTWDVFIRTFSELWRESNEPYATVSGVLHDVLRDALTEAIGFAGCEVIRRTIGLAHVADVDELPLERRLDVKRHALRLGRELIVQREQLPIHAIKQLVQQTVHVNS
- the mtnA gene encoding S-methyl-5-thioribose-1-phosphate isomerase, giving the protein MKSVQWHDTHITILNQQALPHKTEYLELKNIKDVWDAIVTLKVRGAPAIGMTAAYGLALAAKSYETNDLAQFHAELKRDRDYLASSRPTAVNLFWALDRLMKSVAQAKSVNEAKTTLIHEAICIQVEDEDVCRRIGEHALSLFQDGDRIMTICNAGAIATARYGTALAPFHLAKEKGMTLHAYACETRPVLQGARLTAWELSQAGVDVTLITDNMAAQTMKAKHISAVIVGADRIAANGDTANKIGTFGLAILAKAFRIPFYVAAPLSTIDLQTKTGDDIPIEERAKEEVTHIGGVRIAPDVNVYNPAFDVTPHELITGIITEKGIIFGDYATKLPTLFEEVFA